One Triticum dicoccoides isolate Atlit2015 ecotype Zavitan chromosome 5B, WEW_v2.0, whole genome shotgun sequence genomic window carries:
- the LOC119306237 gene encoding ammonium transporter 2 member 5-like, giving the protein MATEAAPEWLEKGDNAWQLAAAALVGLQSVPGLVILYGSIVKKKWAVNSALMALYAFAATMLCWCLWGFRMSFGDRLLPFVGRPDFAGLDAAGFLSAQGFAGAYPAATLLFFQFVFAAITLILVAGSLLGRMDFRAWMIFVPLWLTFSYTVGAFSVWSPNGFLFKAGVMDFAGGYVIHLSSGIAGFTAAFWVGPRTAKDREAFPPNNILLTLAGAGLLWMGWTGFNGGAPYAANIDASVAVVNTHLCTATSLLVWLILDCFVFGRPSAIGAVQGMITGLVCITPGAGLVQGWAAMLMGLVSGSVPWFTMMVLHKRYRILRHVDDTLAILHTHAVAGSIGGLMTGLLAEPRLCRLFFGDDPRYVGFVYAVRGGRVSAGLRQMGVQLAGIAFIVALNVVVTSIVCLLVRVAVPLRLSEEQLAAGDDAIHGEDAYAVWGDGETYEQSVHGSRRYQMTANPMSSKVDEII; this is encoded by the coding sequence ATGGCGACGGAGGCAGCGCCGGAGTGGCTGGAGAAGGGCGACAACGCGTGgcagctggcggcggcggcgctggtggggCTGCAGAGCGTGCCGGGCCTGGTCATCCTCTACGGCAGCATCGTCAAGAAGAAGTGGGCCGTCAACTCCGCCCTCATGGCGCTCTACGCCTTCGCCGCCACCATGCTCTGCTGGTGCCTCTGGGGCTTCCGCATGTCCTTcggcgaccgcctcctccccttcgtCGGCCGCCCCGACTTCGCCGGCCTCGACGCCGCCGGCTTCCTCTCCGCCCAGGGCTTCGCTGGCGCCTACCCCGCCGCCACGCTCCTGTTCTTCCAGTTCGTCTTCGCCGCCATCACGCTCATCCTCGTCGCCGGCTCGCTCCTCGGCCGCATGGACTTCCGGGCCTGGATGATCTTCGTGCCCCTCTGGCTCACCTTCTCCTACACCGTCGGCGCCTTCAGCGTCTGGAGCCCCAACGGGTTCCTCTTCAAGGCCGGCGTCATGGACTTCGCCGGCGGCTACGTCATCCACCTCTCCTCCGGCATCGCCGGCTTCACCGCCGCCTTCTGGGTCGGCCCCAGGACGGCCAAGGACAGGGAGGCCTTCCCGCCCAACAACATCCTCCTCACGCTCGCCGGCGCCGGGCTGCTGTGGATGGGGTGGACGGGGTTCAACGGCGGCGCGCCGTACGCCGCCAACATCGACGCGTCCGTCGCCGTCGTCAACACGCACCTCTGCACGGCCACGAGCCTCCTGGTGTGGCTCATCCTCGACTGCTTCGTCTTCGGCCGCCCCTCCGCCATCGGCGCCGTCCAGGGCATGATCACCGGCCTCGTGTGCATCACCCCGGGCGCGGGGCTGGTGCAGGGCTGGGCGGCGATGCTGATGGGGCTCGTCTCCGGGAGCGTGCCGTGGTTCACCATGATGGTGCTGCACAAGCGGTACCGGATCCTGAGGCACGTCGACGACACGCTCGCCATCCTCCACACGCACGCCGTGGCCGGCAGCATCGGCGGCCTCATGACGGGCCTCCTGGCGGAGCCGCGGCTATGCCGGCTCTTCTTCGGCGACGACCCGCGGTACGTGGGCTTCGTGTACGCGGTCAGGGGCGGGCGCGTCTCCGCGGGGCTTCGGCAGATGGGCGTGCAGCTGGCCGGGATCGCATTCATCGTGGCGCTAAACGTCGTCGTCACGAGCATCGTGTGCCTGCTCGTCAGGGTGGCCGTGCCGCTCCGGCTCAGCGAGGAGCAGCTGGCGGCCGGCGACGACGCCATACACGGCGAGGACGCGTACGCGGTGTGGGGCGACGGCGAGACGTACGAGCAGTCCGTGCACGGGAGCCGGCGATACCAAATGACGGCCAATCCTATGTCGTCCAAGGTTGATGAGATCATCTGA
- the LOC119311817 gene encoding beta-glucosidase BoGH3B-like, with amino-acid sequence MGSSRKITSLLLMFCLAVLVRAEYAKYKDPKQPLAVRINDLLGRMTLAEKIGQMTQIERVNATAEAMSKYFIGSVLSGGGSVPAPQASAQAWASMVNEMQRGSLSTRLGIPMIYGIDAVHGNNNAYRATIFPHNIGLGATRDPMLVKRIGEATALEVRATGISYAFAPCIAVCRDPRWGRCYESYSEDPKVVQSMTTLISGLQGDAPSDYTGRPYVGGSKKVAACAKHYVGDGGTYMGINANNTIIDTHGLMSIHMPAYYNSIIRGVSTVMVSYSSWNGEKMHANHFLITDFLKNKLKFRGFVITDYEGIDQITSPPGVNYSYSVEAGIGAGIDMVMVPFAYTEFIDDLTYQVKNNIILMSRIDDAVYRILRVKFTMGLFENPFADPSLAGEIGSHEHREVAREAVRKSLVLLKNGKSASTPLLPLPKKARKILVAGSHADNLGNQCGGWTITWQGEPGNNNTAGTTILSAIKSTVDPGTQVVYAENPDRSAVDAGEYDYAIVVVGEPPYAETAGDNLNLTIPEPGPAVIQTVCESVKCVVVLISGRPLVVEPYIGAMDAFVAAWLPGSEGQGVADVLFGDYGFTGKLPRTWFRSVDQLPMNVGDEHYDPLFPFGFGLTTEARK; translated from the exons ATGGGGAGTTCGCGCAAGATCACCTCTCTTCTCCTCATGTTCTGCCTGGCGGTGCTGGTGAGAGCGGAGTATGCCAAGTACAAGGATCCGAAGCAGCCTCTCGCCGTTCGCATCAACGATCTTCTTGGCCGTATGACTCTGGCCGAAAAGATCGGCCAGATGACTCAGATTGAGAGGGTGAACGCCACGGCAGAGGCCATGTCCAaatacttcatag GCAGCGTACTGAGTGGTGGGGGCAGCGTGCCTGCTCCTCAAGCATCTGCTCAGGCTTGGGCTTCGATGGTGAATGAGATGCAAAGGGGTTCTCTTTCTACCCGCCTTGGCATTCCGATGATCTATGGTATTGATGCTGTCCATGGCAACAATAATGCCTACAGAGCTACTATCTTTCCCCACAATATTGGGCTTGGAGCTACCAG GGACCCTATGCTGGTGAAGAGGATAGGAGAAGCAACTGCTCTTGAAGTTAGAGCAACCGGAATCTCTTACGCCTTTGCTCCGTGCATTGCG GTTTGTAGAGACCCAAGATGGGGACGGTGCTACGAAAGCTATAGCGAAGACCCAAAGGTTGTCCAGTCAATGACCACGCTCATCTCTGGCTTGCAAGGCGATGCGCCATCAGATTACACAGGAAGGCCATATGTTGGTGGAAG TAAGAAGGTCGCGGCATGCGCTAAACACTATGTCGGTGATGGTGGAACATACATGGGAATCAACGCAAACAACACAATCATCGATACGCATGGGCTGATGAGCATCCATATGCCTGCCTATTATAATTCCATCATCAGAGGTGTCTCCACAGTTATGGTCTCCTACTCTAGTTGGAACGGGGAGAAAATGCACGCTAACCATTTCCTTATCACTGATTTTCTCAAGAACAAGCTCAAATTTAGG GGTTTTGTGATTACAGACTATGAAGGCATCGATCAGATCACCTCTCCGCCAGGCGTAAACTATTCTTATTCAGTTGAGGCTGGAATTGGTGCCGGTATTGACATG GTCATGGTCCCTTTTGCCTACACAGAATTCATCGATGATCTGACGTACCAAGTTAAGAACAATATTATCCTCATGAGCAGAATCGACGATGCTGTCTACAGGATTCTTAGGGTCAAGTTCACTATGGGTCTTTTTGAGAACCCTTTCGCCGATCCAAGCCTCGCCGGTGAAATTGGCAGCCAT GAACACCGCGAAGTTGCCCGTGAAGCTGTCAGGAAATCCCTGGTGTTGCTGAAGAACGGAAAATCTGCCTCCACTCCGTTGCTGCCTCTCCCGAAGAAGGCCCGTAAGATCCTCGTCGCCGGGAGCCACGCCGACAACCTGGGCAACCAGTGTGGAGGGTGGACTATCACATGGCAAGGAGAGCCTGGCAATAACAACACTGCAG GCACGACGATCCTCTCGGCGATCAAGTCGACGGTCGACCCCGGCACGCAGGTGGTCTACGCCGAGAACCCGGACAGAAGCGCCGTGGATGCCGGCGAGTACGACTACGCCATCGTGGTGGTCGGTGAGCCGCCGTATGCCGAGACAGCGGGCGACAACCTGAACCTGACGATCCCGGAGCCCGGCCCGGCCGTGATCCAGACCGTCTGCGAGAGCGTCAAGTGCGTGGTGGTGCTCATCTCAGGCAGGCCGCTGGTGGTGGAGCCGTACATCGGCGCCATGGACGCGTTCGTGGCCGCGTGGCTGCCCGGCTCGGAGGGTCAGGGCGTTGCCGACGTGCTCTTCGGCGACTACGGGTTCACCGGGAAGCTGCCGCGGACGTGGTTCAGGTCGGTGGACCAGCTGCCGATGAACGTCGGCGACGAGCATTACGACCCGCTGTTTCCCTTCGGGTTCGGGCTCACCACGGAGGCGAGGAAATGA